Below is a window of Tautonia marina DNA.
CGAGACGATCAGATCCCCCTCGGTCGTCAGACGACTGCCGATCTGCCGTATCAGACGACGGCGGACCGGCTCGGGCAGGCTCGGGCTGTCTCCCGGCCTCCAGCGCAAGACGGCCTTGGTGGCGACCTTGTTGACGTTTTGTCCGCCAGGCCCGCCGGATCGGATGTAATCGAATTGGAATTCGTCCATCGGGATCGAAATCCGGTCGTTGATCCGAAGCATGTCCGCCCCCTTCGGTGCGTCTCGATGCCACGAGACGAGCCCCCCGGCTCGCAAGGTCCGGGGGGCTCGCTCGATCGTTCGTCTTTATCCTAACGACCGCAAGGGGGGTCGGTCAGGTTCAGATCATCCGCGACCGCATCCAGATCATCGGGCCGAGGGGCCCCCGTGCTGGCCGTAGTCG
It encodes the following:
- the arfB gene encoding alternative ribosome rescue aminoacyl-tRNA hydrolase ArfB; this translates as MLRINDRISIPMDEFQFDYIRSGGPGGQNVNKVATKAVLRWRPGDSPSLPEPVRRRLIRQIGSRLTTEGDLIVSSQRTRDRLRNIDDCLDKVRDLVLEAATPPKPRIATKPTLGSKVRRAEQKKQRSTTKKLRKPPKFD